The nucleotide window GTTATTGAAATAACTCAGCGCTGACTGATAGGCAGTCGCTTTTTTGGCTTTTTTACCAGCGCTCAGATTGAGTCTCGCCACCAGCAGGCGTTCTTCCGGTTCGGTGATTTTATCCATGGCCAGATTGAAGGAGTTCACAATATCAAAGTTCTTTTCCTCCTGTTCTTCAGGCGACAACTTTTGGACAAACAGACGACTGATGCGCAGATGAAGATCCTGTTTTTCTTCATCATCAATCAGTGAGTAGGCGGCTTGCTGGACACGGTCATGCAGGTATTTATAATCCACTTTCTGATGATTATCCGTGATGATTTGTTCCAGTTCCTGAGCCTCAAAAACCCGTGTCAGTTTATAGGTATTCCCAATGGGCAGGGCCAGGCCTTCCTGAACGGCTTCCCACAGATCTTCAGCGGTTTCAGCCTGTGATTTTTCATTCACCAGGGCCAGTGTTTCCAAATCAAAATGATTGCCGATGCAGGCCGCCAGTTTCAAAACCCTTTGAGTCGCGGGCGGTAATTTCTGGATTTTCTGAGCCATCAATTCGACCACATTGTCTGTGATTTCACGACTTTGAATAGCGTCCAAAGCCCATTGCCATTTCCCTTGTGACAGATCAAATTCCAGCAATTTTTCGGTATACAGCGAGCGCAGGAATTCATTGACGAAAAAGGGATTTCCCTGTGTTTTGCTGAAAATGAGTTGAGCGAGTTCCGTGATGTGGCTTTCCGGACAATGGAGCGTATCCGCAACCAGATGTCGCAAGTCCTCAGGCTGAAGGGGATTGAGCCTGAGGCTGTTCTGGATGGCGCCTTCCTTCAAGGCTTCTTCAAGCATCACGCTCAGGGGATGACTGGGCGAAACTTCATTATCCCGCCAGGCTCCGATGATCATGATGTAACGGATCGCCGGGTTGACCGCCATGCGTTTGAGCAGTTTGAGCGAGGCCAGATCAGCCCATTGCAGATCATCCATAAAAATGACCAGAGGATGCGCTTCTGTGGCCAATACCTTGATGAATTCTTCCAGCACCCAGTTGAACCGATTCTGGGCTTCTGCCGGAGGCAATTCAGGAACAGGCGGTTGTTTATCCAGAATCATTTCCATTTCAGGCAGCACGTCAATCAGCACCTGTCCGTTGTTTCCCAAAACAGCCATAAACTGTTCACGCCATAGTGAGAGGTTTGCTTCACTTTCTGTCAGGAGTTGGTGCAGGAGTTCACGAAACCCATGTATGATGGAATCAAAGGGAATATTCCGTTTGTACTGATCAAATTTTCCTGACACAAAAAACACATTCTGTTTGAGAATGGGTTTATGAATTTCATGAACCAGCGAGGTTTTTCCAATTCCGGAATATCCTGAAACCAGCATCATTTCGGTGCGTCCTTCGTTGACCCGCCTGAAAGATTCCCAAAGCTGTTCTACTTCCTTTTCCCGGCCATATAACTTCTGCGGAATTTGAAACCGGTTTGAAACATCCTTTTCACCCAACACAAAGGGTTCCATTCTTCCTGATTTTTCGAGTGATTGCAGACAATGCTCCAGGTCGTGTTTCAAACCATAGGCGCTCTGATAGCGGTCTTCCACCAGTTTGGAGAGTAATTTCTGAATAATCTGGCTGACCGGGAGCGGAATATGCTGGAACTTGTCAGCAAGCGCCGGAGGTTGTTTGGCAATATGACAATGAATGACTTCGAGGGGGTCGGTCTGAGGAAAGGGTAACTCGCCGGAAAGCATTTCATGGAAGGTCACACCCAGAGAATAAAAATCGGAACGCCAGTCCACAGAACGGTTCATTCGACCTGTTTGTTCCGGCGAAATATAGGCCAGTGTTCCTTCAAGCGCGTTGACGTTTTCAAGACGCTGATCTTCCCGTGAAAGCACAGAGGAAATGCCGAAATCAATAAATTCGACAGCACCTGTTTTGGAATTGATGACAATATTGGACGGGTTGATATCCTTGTGGACAATCTGGTGGTGGTGAATATGTGCCAGGCTGTCTGTGATTTTTACCGCCAGATTCAGAAAATCCAGAACCGGCAGATGTCCATTTTTCAGCATTTGCCTGACAGACAGTCCGCCGATGTCTTCGAGCACAATGACCAACTGGTTGCCCTGTTTCTCAAGGGCATAGGCCTGGATGGTGCCTTTGATTTTGTCCTTGATGATCTCATATTCGTGCTTGAATCGGGCAAGTTCATGAAGGGATGGAAATTCCTTCTTGAGCGTTTTGAGAATGACGGGTGCCTGATCACTGTCCCGGAATCCCCGGTAAATGATGGAATTCAGTCCGTCATATAAAATTTCCTTAACCTGATATCCTGCAAGATTCCACATCGAACCATTCTCCCAAGAGTTTTGAGCAATTCAAAAGTAAACATTGTGTTTAATTCCATTTTCAAAGGGGAAACGCAAGGGGGCTTTTCATGAAGGGGGAATTGAAAGTCTGGTGTTCCGCAGAAATACGGGAAGGCTGGGTCGAAAAAGCCCGACCTCAGGGTTCTGGCAAAAACCTGACAGCGTCAGAACATATGGAGTTGAAACGGTTGACGATGGAGCGAGAAATTCTAAAAAAGGCCAAGGCCTTCTTCGCAAGGGAAAATCATTGAGCTATTAGTTCATTGATCGAGAGAAGAAAGCGTATTCGATCAGGTGCTGTGTCCTGTATTAAATCTTGGCGAGAAGTTCATAGTTCCGCCTTCAGGCGGCGTTTCCGCAGGGCTTTCCGCCTCAGGATCGTTTAATTTTCCAATAAAGGCGTAGGATGGGTAGAGCATTTGCGAAACCCATCGAGTTTTGTTGGGTTTCACTTCGTTCTACCCAACCTACACACCTTTCACTCACGGGTATTGAGCTTAATCCACAGACTGATTAATTTTCATGCGTTGTAATCAGGTTGTCCTTGAGGCGGGTAACCACATTGGCGTTTTGTTCGAGCAACTTTGTATTGATTTGATGCTGAAGACGCTCTGATATTTGTTCAAGATCATTATTTTTTTGAGCCATTGTCTGATTGCTTTCCCGTTCCAGTAAAACCAGTTTCTTCAGACGTCGGATTTCTTTTTCCTGAAAACGGATTTGAAGCTGAAGTCGGGAATGATACACAAAGAAATAGCCTACACTGAAGATAATCCCGAGGGCCAGTGCGAAAAATACAGGCACAAACAAGGGCTTCTGCGAAGTGTATGAGCCAAACCAGCCAGCATCAAAATGAATCCTCACCGCTTCAGCGTTGTTCATGCTGAATAACACACAGAGGATCAGAAACAACGCGAAAAACAGTAGTCCGAAATAGCGCATGATGAACCTGTTACTGTAGTATATAATTTAAATGGACTCCGGTGTTTTGTTGATTGGACATCCATTTTTTGACGGAAGACAAACCTAGTAATGAAGTAATATCATATTCATCATCGTCTTCAAACTCTAATGTTTGAATTTCTCCGGAAATTTCCAAATCGGTTCCCATTTGATCAATAACCTGTTGAAAACTACCCAGTTCATCCACCAGTTGTTCCTGATAAGCCTGCTTTCCTGTGAATATTCGCCCGTCAGCAAGCGTGCGGAGTTTTGTTTCGTCCATGCCGGGGCGGCCCTGCAGAATGGCCTGAACAAATTGTTCGTGTGAATCATTCACAACCGATTGTATCAGCACAAGTTCATCGGGGGCCGGTTTTTTAAACATTGAAATGCTGTTTTTATTTTTTCCACTTTTAAGGGTGACCATTTCCGCACCGACTTTCTGACCGAGTTCACCCAGATTGACCCACTCCATCAAGACACCGATACTGCCTGTCAGTGTTCCGGAATTGGCGAAAATCCTGTCTGTCGCCGCCGCGATATAATATCCGCCGGAAGCAGCAACCGAACCCATCGAGGTATACACCGGTTTTGTCTGCCGAAGTTCACTCAGGGCATCATAAATTTCCTGTGCCACAGCGACGCCGCCTCCCGGACTGTTGATTCTGAGGATCACCCCTTTGACCGAATCACTTTTTTCCATTCGTCTGATTTTTTCAACAATGGGTTCAGAGTCCATTAAAATACCTTCTACCCGAATGATTCCTATCAGATTGTCATGCCAGAAATCTGATCCGGATTTATGAGCCGAGTTGATCAATGTGACCAGAACCAGACAAAGAACAAACAGGAGGGAAAAACCGGTTAAATAAGGATGCTTTCGAAACATAATAAATTTGAGCTTAGGGTTACCAGGGTTTGATTCTTACCAGATAAATCATCAGTGCCGCTGTGCAGAAAATACCAATATGCACAAACATAGCCAAGGGTTTTGGTAAATTTTTGTTTTGTATCT belongs to SAR324 cluster bacterium and includes:
- the sppA gene encoding signal peptide peptidase SppA, which encodes MFRKHPYLTGFSLLFVLCLVLVTLINSAHKSGSDFWHDNLIGIIRVEGILMDSEPIVEKIRRMEKSDSVKGVILRINSPGGGVAVAQEIYDALSELRQTKPVYTSMGSVAASGGYYIAAATDRIFANSGTLTGSIGVLMEWVNLGELGQKVGAEMVTLKSGKNKNSISMFKKPAPDELVLIQSVVNDSHEQFVQAILQGRPGMDETKLRTLADGRIFTGKQAYQEQLVDELGSFQQVIDQMGTDLEISGEIQTLEFEDDDEYDITSLLGLSSVKKWMSNQQNTGVHLNYILQ
- a CDS encoding LapA family protein — protein: MRYFGLLFFALFLILCVLFSMNNAEAVRIHFDAGWFGSYTSQKPLFVPVFFALALGIIFSVGYFFVYHSRLQLQIRFQEKEIRRLKKLVLLERESNQTMAQKNNDLEQISERLQHQINTKLLEQNANVVTRLKDNLITTHEN